Proteins encoded in a region of the Mariprofundus ferrinatatus genome:
- a CDS encoding YkvA family protein, producing MERRNIRARLRAWAGELKTNLQALYLAARHPETPWLAGMIAAAVVAYALSPIDLIPDFIPVIGYLDDLLLVSAGIWLAIYLIPDHVWKACRDEAIRNPIRLPKNRSAAVFVVLFWILLLALLLSLLLHSE from the coding sequence ATGGAGAGGCGTAATATAAGAGCCCGGCTGCGGGCATGGGCTGGCGAACTCAAAACCAACCTGCAGGCACTCTATCTTGCTGCCCGACATCCTGAAACACCATGGCTGGCCGGCATGATTGCCGCCGCGGTTGTCGCCTATGCACTCTCACCCATTGATCTGATTCCAGATTTCATCCCGGTGATCGGTTACCTTGATGACCTGCTGCTGGTATCTGCCGGCATCTGGCTCGCCATATACCTGATCCCAGACCATGTCTGGAAAGCGTGTCGTGATGAGGCGATCCGTAATCCGATACGGCTGCCAAAAAACAGGAGCGCGGCAGTTTTCGTGGTTCTTTTCTGGATACTGCTACTCGCCCTCTTGCTGTCACTCCTGCTGCACTCCGAATAA
- a CDS encoding ArsC family reductase, which produces MINLYGIPNCDSMKKARKWLHEHAVDYTFHDYKKEGVDAARLSGWVERVGWEPLLNRRGLTWRKLPDAAKADLDEVRAVALMQEFPSMIKRPVLVVGKRIEVGFSEQRYSEIFQ; this is translated from the coding sequence ATGATTAACCTCTACGGCATTCCCAATTGCGATAGCATGAAAAAGGCGCGCAAATGGCTGCATGAGCATGCTGTCGATTACACCTTCCATGATTATAAAAAGGAGGGGGTGGATGCTGCCCGGCTTTCTGGATGGGTGGAGAGGGTGGGCTGGGAGCCACTGCTTAACCGGCGCGGACTTACCTGGCGTAAGCTGCCGGATGCAGCTAAAGCTGATCTCGATGAGGTGCGTGCAGTCGCGTTGATGCAGGAGTTTCCCTCAATGATCAAACGACCTGTTCTTGTTGTTGGTAAACGAATAGAGGTGGGCTTCTCTGAGCAGCGCTATAGTGAAATCTTTCAGTGA
- a CDS encoding M48 family metalloprotease, producing MKFNHIVLTVLICLLSACATNPATGQQDFVMMTEEEELAIGKQVFAEMRKNMVLLPDSDPLARYVDSVGQRVAATADRKDLFFRFHVVDDDTINAFALPGGYIFIHRGLINHMNNEAELAAVLGHEAGHVTARHSVQQISKARAYQTGMMITSIFVPIPQAAGMVSDLMATAILQGYGRDAELQSDELSIRYLTRAGYDPKATIGILKTLKRLDDIDTKERTDAGEKVEKYHGAFASHPETSQRIEEAIANASALQGRTGMVNREALLAAVDGYAYGDSAEQGAVVGRRFLHPELGIQLAFPKDWVITNSPMALTARIRQKDVYFMLTMNEMQKRLTAEEIVKRMFTDRHILKLEKGVRSGMPYAHGQVRQSAPKVSQAMIDAHVFIDGRKAYMLSMWSDRDQFNNYVDQFSQIANSFRRYDKVKDGDIPKITIYKWKAGDSWQSLAAQRNNLLGRFTAEKLAALNGLGVDEKPAPGTLIKSVK from the coding sequence ATGAAATTCAACCACATCGTCCTGACAGTTCTGATATGCCTGCTCTCTGCCTGTGCAACCAATCCAGCCACAGGCCAGCAGGACTTCGTCATGATGACGGAGGAGGAGGAACTGGCCATCGGTAAACAGGTGTTTGCCGAGATGAGAAAAAACATGGTCCTGCTTCCTGATTCCGATCCGCTGGCCAGGTATGTCGACTCGGTCGGACAGAGAGTTGCCGCCACGGCAGATCGCAAGGATCTCTTTTTCCGCTTCCATGTCGTTGATGACGACACCATTAATGCATTCGCGCTGCCCGGCGGTTATATCTTCATCCATCGTGGGCTGATCAACCACATGAACAATGAAGCGGAACTGGCTGCCGTGCTGGGGCATGAGGCGGGCCATGTCACCGCCCGCCACTCGGTGCAGCAGATTTCCAAGGCTCGCGCCTATCAGACAGGCATGATGATCACCTCAATCTTTGTTCCGATTCCGCAAGCTGCCGGAATGGTCAGTGATCTGATGGCCACTGCCATCTTGCAGGGATATGGCCGAGATGCCGAACTGCAATCCGATGAGCTGTCGATCCGTTACCTGACCAGGGCCGGTTACGATCCGAAAGCGACGATCGGCATTCTGAAAACATTGAAACGGCTGGATGATATCGACACCAAAGAGAGGACCGATGCAGGCGAAAAGGTCGAGAAATATCACGGCGCATTCGCTTCGCACCCTGAAACATCCCAGCGTATTGAAGAGGCTATCGCCAATGCTTCCGCACTGCAGGGTCGCACCGGCATGGTCAACAGGGAAGCACTGCTGGCCGCAGTCGATGGGTATGCCTATGGCGACAGTGCCGAACAGGGTGCGGTAGTCGGGCGCCGCTTCCTGCATCCGGAGCTGGGCATTCAGCTTGCCTTTCCAAAGGATTGGGTGATCACCAACTCTCCCATGGCACTGACAGCCCGTATCCGGCAGAAGGATGTCTATTTTATGCTCACCATGAATGAGATGCAGAAGCGGCTGACGGCTGAAGAGATTGTGAAAAGAATGTTCACCGACAGACATATCCTCAAGCTTGAGAAGGGTGTTCGAAGCGGTATGCCATATGCGCACGGGCAGGTTCGTCAGTCTGCTCCCAAGGTCAGTCAGGCCATGATTGATGCACATGTCTTTATTGACGGCAGAAAGGCTTACATGCTTTCGATGTGGAGCGATCGCGATCAGTTTAACAACTATGTCGACCAGTTCAGTCAGATTGCCAACAGTTTCCGCCGCTACGACAAAGTCAAAGACGGGGATATTCCGAAGATTACAATTTACAAGTGGAAGGCAGGCGATTCATGGCAAAGTCTGGCAGCACAGCGAAACAATCTGCTCGGCCGCTTTACCGCTGAAAAGCTGGCTGCGCTCAATGGCTTGGGCGTAGATGAAAAACCGGCTCCGGGCACCCTGATCAAGAGTGTAAAATAG
- a CDS encoding PAS domain S-box protein produces MLQRIGFSGLGVILAVLFWPAEALLHVIVYGDESFLENLLSGDANETWMRLMISSTLIGFGFFAQRAFGRQKSLQTRLQKKSERLQEIIDRSYDAYVSADEGGNIIEWNRSAEILFGWPRQKIIGKPLETIIPERMREEHRRGMRQYLENNIGSWLYKPMRTQALHRDGFEFNVEMVVTPLNSEGSIEFFAFIREQTD; encoded by the coding sequence ATGCTGCAACGGATTGGCTTTAGCGGATTGGGAGTTATATTGGCGGTGCTGTTCTGGCCCGCTGAGGCACTGCTGCATGTTATTGTCTATGGCGATGAGAGTTTTCTGGAAAACCTGCTCAGTGGCGATGCCAATGAAACCTGGATGCGCTTGATGATTTCCTCAACCCTGATCGGCTTCGGCTTTTTCGCACAGCGCGCATTTGGCCGGCAAAAATCCCTCCAGACGCGGTTGCAGAAGAAGAGCGAGCGGTTGCAGGAAATTATCGACCGCAGCTACGATGCCTATGTCAGCGCTGATGAAGGTGGGAATATCATTGAGTGGAACCGCAGTGCCGAAATTCTGTTCGGCTGGCCACGTCAAAAGATTATCGGCAAACCGCTTGAGACCATAATTCCGGAGCGTATGCGTGAAGAGCATCGGCGTGGCATGCGCCAGTATCTGGAGAATAATATCGGTTCCTGGCTTTATAAGCCGATGCGGACTCAGGCACTGCATCGCGACGGTTTCGAGTTTAATGTCGAGATGGTGGTCACGCCGCTAAACAGCGAAGGCTCCATCGAATTCTTTGCCTTTATCCGCGAACAGACGGACTGA
- a CDS encoding dihydroorotate dehydrogenase has protein sequence MSNTPDLSVSFAGLTLQTPLVLLSGCVGFGEEYTRVEGWDNRDIGAVILKGTTVEPRMGNAPHRVYETPSGMLNAIGLQNPGARYVVEHILPGLPHHETQFWANANGTSPEEYAEVARIFDDSPVTAIEINISCPNVKAGGVHFGNDPCMAARVVEAMRPMTKKPLITKLSPNSADIAETARLVIEAGSDGLSVINTLVGMAVDIEKRKPVIDNISGGLSGPAIKPVALWKIHQTRAIAAKQSIPILGQGGITCARDAIEFAVVGSDAIGIGTGLFYDPLMCGKLLDGLSEYLQRHGLASYSELVGSLVTKNG, from the coding sequence ATGTCAAATACACCTGATCTTTCCGTCTCCTTTGCCGGCCTTACGCTTCAGACTCCGCTCGTCCTGCTTTCTGGCTGTGTTGGCTTCGGAGAAGAGTACACCCGTGTCGAGGGCTGGGACAATCGTGACATCGGCGCCGTCATCCTCAAGGGAACCACGGTGGAGCCGCGCATGGGAAATGCACCACACCGCGTTTACGAGACCCCGTCCGGCATGCTAAATGCGATCGGGCTACAGAATCCGGGTGCCCGTTACGTGGTGGAGCATATTCTTCCCGGACTGCCACATCACGAAACCCAGTTCTGGGCCAATGCAAACGGCACTTCACCCGAAGAGTATGCCGAGGTGGCACGCATTTTTGATGATTCACCGGTCACGGCAATCGAGATCAATATCTCCTGCCCCAACGTTAAGGCGGGGGGTGTCCATTTCGGCAACGATCCCTGCATGGCAGCCCGTGTCGTTGAGGCGATGCGCCCGATGACAAAGAAGCCTCTGATCACCAAACTCTCACCCAACAGTGCCGATATCGCTGAAACCGCACGGCTGGTCATTGAGGCGGGCAGTGACGGACTCTCTGTGATCAATACGCTGGTCGGCATGGCGGTGGATATCGAGAAACGCAAACCGGTCATCGACAATATCTCCGGCGGTCTCTCGGGACCCGCTATCAAGCCGGTGGCTCTCTGGAAGATTCACCAGACACGCGCCATTGCAGCAAAACAGAGCATCCCTATTCTCGGCCAGGGAGGCATTACCTGTGCCAGGGATGCCATTGAATTTGCAGTTGTAGGCTCTGATGCCATCGGCATCGGCACCGGACTCTTCTACGATCCCCTGATGTGCGGAAAATTGCTTGATGGCCTCTCCGAATACCTGCAGCGCCACGGCCTTGCCTCCTATTCAGAGCTTGTAGGAAGCCTTGTTACTAAAAACGGTTAA
- a CDS encoding secondary thiamine-phosphate synthase enzyme YjbQ, with protein sequence MRSTIQISSDRREQLVDITHQVEAMVHESGIKNGIVTVYAQGATCAIMIQENWDESVQGDVVHLLQKLIPRGIWLHDQQDGNGDSHLKAGLVGPSETIPLIDGRLGLSRWQNIFFCEFDGPRKSRSIVCTIIEDGEA encoded by the coding sequence ATGCGCTCTACGATTCAGATCTCCAGCGATCGCCGTGAGCAGCTGGTTGATATCACACATCAGGTTGAGGCCATGGTGCACGAATCAGGCATCAAAAACGGTATCGTTACCGTCTATGCACAGGGAGCAACCTGCGCCATAATGATTCAGGAGAACTGGGATGAGAGTGTGCAGGGTGATGTGGTTCACCTGCTGCAGAAACTGATCCCCAGGGGGATCTGGCTGCACGATCAGCAGGATGGCAACGGCGACTCGCACCTCAAGGCGGGGCTTGTCGGCCCCTCGGAAACCATTCCGCTGATCGATGGGCGTCTTGGCCTGTCGCGCTGGCAGAATATCTTCTTCTGCGAGTTTGATGGTCCCCGTAAGAGCCGCTCGATTGTCTGCACCATTATCGAAGATGGAGAGGCGTAA
- a CDS encoding thermonuclease family protein codes for MLLKTVNTLVALLLFAAGSAHAGTLSVVSQSRWVEVDKVFDGDTFRTTTGEKIRLLGINTPEVAHNEEPGQPLGGEAKRLLEQLISGKTVRLKTDRDMKDSYDRTLAQIYLRNGIWINEQLLRSGMAHVYTFAPNFRWSERLLKAEAEARNARRGIWKTDTFAVLDADNVTDRHIGQFHLIRGEAKTVEKWRFQLGKLTVTVPRSSRKWFRASSIVEQGQLVMVRGKIRTSSNGGLFLALHSPYDLE; via the coding sequence TTGTTACTAAAAACGGTTAACACGCTTGTCGCGCTGCTGCTATTCGCAGCAGGCAGCGCGCATGCCGGCACCCTCTCGGTTGTCAGTCAGTCACGATGGGTGGAGGTCGACAAAGTATTCGACGGCGACACCTTCCGCACCACAACTGGTGAAAAAATTCGCCTGCTCGGCATCAACACCCCCGAAGTGGCCCACAACGAAGAGCCCGGACAGCCACTCGGTGGCGAGGCAAAACGACTTCTTGAACAGCTGATATCCGGCAAAACGGTTCGTCTTAAAACCGATCGGGACATGAAAGACAGTTATGATCGCACCCTGGCCCAGATTTACTTGCGAAATGGCATCTGGATAAACGAACAGCTTCTGCGCAGTGGCATGGCCCACGTTTACACCTTCGCTCCAAATTTCAGGTGGAGTGAAAGGCTTCTGAAAGCGGAAGCAGAGGCACGCAATGCCAGACGCGGCATCTGGAAAACCGACACCTTCGCTGTTCTTGATGCCGACAATGTCACAGACAGGCATATCGGCCAGTTCCACCTGATTCGCGGTGAAGCCAAAACGGTAGAGAAGTGGCGGTTTCAGCTTGGAAAGCTGACCGTCACAGTGCCGCGAAGCAGCAGAAAGTGGTTCAGGGCATCGAGTATTGTGGAGCAGGGACAACTCGTCATGGTGCGGGGAAAAATACGCACTTCATCTAATGGCGGACTATTTCTAGCTTTGCACTCCCCCTACGATCTGGAATAG
- a CDS encoding alpha/beta hydrolase, whose product MSSHQHRKITIPGPVGGLQALYHPGEEGKPAVVVCHPHPQFGGTMRNKVVYWMARAFEGQGCSVLRFNFRGVEESEGAWDEGRGEADDARAALEWISQMHPDEALWLAGFSFGCYAGLQAARTDSRVCHMFAVAPAVNYWSFAFMRGETRPVTVISGTDDEIVPFERVRTSVRGKPHIHFYAIEGAGHFFPNHMPQMTEALLKDAFGNH is encoded by the coding sequence GTGAGTTCGCACCAGCATAGAAAAATCACGATCCCCGGACCTGTCGGGGGTCTGCAGGCACTTTATCATCCTGGAGAAGAGGGGAAGCCAGCGGTCGTGGTCTGCCACCCGCATCCGCAATTTGGCGGCACAATGCGCAACAAGGTTGTCTACTGGATGGCCCGCGCCTTTGAGGGGCAGGGGTGCTCCGTGCTGCGTTTCAATTTCCGCGGTGTCGAGGAGTCTGAAGGAGCGTGGGACGAGGGTCGTGGTGAAGCTGATGATGCCAGGGCGGCACTTGAGTGGATATCTCAGATGCATCCTGATGAAGCCCTCTGGCTGGCCGGTTTTTCGTTTGGATGTTATGCAGGGCTTCAGGCGGCGAGAACGGATAGCCGCGTATGCCATATGTTTGCCGTTGCACCGGCAGTAAACTACTGGTCATTCGCATTTATGCGGGGTGAGACGCGCCCGGTAACGGTGATTTCAGGAACCGATGACGAGATCGTCCCGTTTGAACGGGTCAGGACCAGTGTAAGGGGTAAACCGCACATCCACTTTTATGCCATTGAAGGGGCGGGACACTTTTTTCCGAACCACATGCCGCAGATGACCGAAGCGCTGCTCAAGGATGCCTTCGGCAATCATTAG
- a CDS encoding transglycosylase SLT domain-containing protein — MPAARLLLIACLFSLAACASGPPRNVDNACAIFKEKDDWYEYSYDSFKKWGVPVHVQLAIIWQESRFRADAKAPRDYLLGFIPFGRKSDAYGYAQVKDDTWDWYKDKAGSWGADRDDFEDATDFIGWYGNYSYKTLGISKWDAYNQYLAYHEGHGGWKRKTYNRKPWLIQVAKKVKAKASIYSAQLKQCQNDLDRGGWFW; from the coding sequence ATGCCGGCTGCAAGGCTGCTGCTGATCGCATGCCTCTTTTCGCTGGCAGCCTGTGCCAGCGGACCACCGAGAAATGTTGATAATGCCTGCGCCATATTCAAAGAAAAGGATGACTGGTACGAGTACAGTTACGACTCATTCAAGAAGTGGGGCGTGCCGGTACACGTGCAGCTGGCAATTATCTGGCAGGAGTCCCGTTTCCGCGCTGATGCCAAGGCCCCTAGGGATTATCTGCTCGGCTTTATTCCATTTGGTCGCAAATCCGATGCCTACGGTTATGCGCAGGTGAAGGATGATACCTGGGATTGGTACAAGGATAAGGCTGGCAGCTGGGGAGCCGATCGCGATGATTTCGAGGATGCCACCGACTTTATCGGCTGGTATGGCAACTACTCCTATAAAACACTCGGAATCTCCAAATGGGATGCCTACAACCAGTACCTTGCCTATCACGAAGGACACGGCGGCTGGAAACGCAAAACCTATAATAGAAAACCGTGGCTGATTCAGGTGGCCAAGAAGGTGAAGGCGAAGGCCTCGATCTACAGTGCCCAGCTCAAACAGTGCCAAAATGACCTGGATCGTGGCGGATGGTTCTGGTGA
- a CDS encoding RibD family protein, whose protein sequence is MSLLQLYPGQRMCDLKGLYLGLNLHRQAADGDLLIYSNYIASLDGRISLTLDHEHDTEVPSAIINKRDWRLYQELAAQCDVMITSARYFRQLDQGKAQDLLPVGQEPEYADLVQWREQNGLKPQPAVAILSNSLDIPVASLETLAGRRILIFTGIDADGSKVVPLEEAGAEVIVMESAEVSGTELKAALSGLGYRSAYMIAGPKVHRTLLADRAVDYLFLTTRLRLIGGSGFDTILTGDIGNALDMHLCTLYLDQDETTAQLFSQFALHED, encoded by the coding sequence GTGAGCCTGTTGCAGCTGTACCCAGGGCAGCGGATGTGCGACCTGAAGGGGCTTTACCTCGGATTGAACCTGCACAGGCAGGCTGCCGACGGAGATCTGCTGATCTACTCGAACTACATCGCCAGTCTGGATGGACGCATTTCACTGACACTCGATCACGAGCACGACACCGAGGTTCCCTCAGCCATCATCAACAAACGCGACTGGCGCCTCTATCAGGAGCTGGCTGCACAGTGCGATGTCATGATTACCTCAGCCCGCTATTTCAGGCAGCTGGATCAGGGCAAAGCTCAGGATCTGCTGCCGGTGGGGCAGGAGCCTGAGTATGCCGATCTTGTGCAATGGCGAGAGCAGAACGGGCTCAAACCTCAGCCCGCTGTGGCTATTCTCTCTAATAGCCTTGATATTCCTGTAGCTTCGCTGGAAACATTGGCCGGACGACGGATTCTGATCTTCACCGGCATAGATGCCGATGGCTCGAAAGTTGTCCCGCTGGAAGAGGCAGGGGCCGAAGTGATTGTTATGGAGAGTGCCGAGGTATCAGGCACAGAGTTGAAAGCCGCGCTATCAGGGCTTGGTTATCGCAGCGCCTACATGATCGCAGGCCCTAAAGTGCACCGCACCCTGCTTGCCGACAGGGCAGTCGATTACCTCTTTCTCACAACCCGCTTGCGCTTGATTGGCGGCTCTGGCTTTGACACCATTCTGACCGGGGATATAGGGAATGCTCTCGACATGCATCTGTGCACGCTCTATCTGGATCAGGATGAGACAACTGCACAGCTCTTCTCACAGTTTGCGTTGCATGAGGATTAA
- a CDS encoding response regulator: MNETELKSNLSMRKGIRWKLMIAGAGTIVAIVSLLTVLQVASQKEVMKKSLDAHTSFLKAQMDKKADRASVQMAGHLTDLVATFRLSLAYQYVSELVRDVDDLKYVILMQEDQPKIAFGPNLSSEIRQEILRGHASEFAVSQTGSIKHDFVVGDLAFMESIVPIRIEGEQWGVLRLGFSLQELNQSLKESEAYVAEEINNLVLQATLTALLFLFVGSILVYFLAGMWTRPIRQLVAFSHEIANGDFDATPHISTRTNDEIGVLVSSLEEMAASLRESYAKLEDHSLLLEEQVEIRTRELAEARDKAIAATQSKSEFLANMSHEIRTPMNAVIGLTHLTLDRETDKQQRNYLTKTLEASEVLLSIINDILDFSKIEAHKMELDRIDFEMDEVMHNLASIGGVRASEKGLDFLIDFPPHMPRLNGDPHRLGQVLLNLVNNAVKFTEEGQVIVCARLQQSDVSGHLIRFTVTDTGIGLTEEQQSRLFQAFTQADSSITRRFGGTGLGLAICKQLVEMMHGEIGLDSVEGKGSSFYFTARFEAAKESESQTFDVPHELQRLRTLVVDDNPTSKLILSRFIESFGMRPECVSTVKEAAKELKAADDPYGLMIVDWTLEETQGLETLGLIKKAARVKAFPPVILTANYGQSISDEDARAAGFAITLLKPVTASSILESIVSVFGYNNVSEQTQEQEKSAGKSVSLHGARLLLVEDNPINQMVAEGLLMRAGVSLFVAHNGQEAIDAVRSDSFDGVLMDMQMPVMDGLEATRIIRSEPAFADLPIIAMTANVLPSDVRDCFEAGMNDHIAKPIDPADLYSKLEKWISSFRLGESGISQSIEGGGLPKFEGIDTADGLRRVGGDPQHYRNILGKFVESQGDVIAELRQAMAGGDGEKAIRLMHSLKGVAGNIGAKTLHAEAARLEGLLQDGGTIAEDDYSSVEKSMAEVITSISSGIGGEQAEIEPEFPEGQEEAVEAELSGEFDREQADAVLARMRAMLEDYNGDAVDLLGELEAVLANTAIAAKLPRMKKYLDGYDFDAALLLLEGVEQDVRKA; encoded by the coding sequence ATGAATGAAACCGAGTTGAAGAGCAATCTCTCCATGCGTAAAGGCATCCGCTGGAAGCTGATGATAGCCGGGGCCGGCACCATCGTCGCAATTGTATCGCTGCTGACTGTGCTGCAGGTAGCCAGCCAGAAAGAAGTCATGAAAAAGTCGCTTGATGCTCACACATCTTTCCTCAAGGCACAGATGGATAAAAAAGCGGACAGGGCATCTGTGCAGATGGCCGGCCATCTGACCGATCTTGTCGCAACCTTTCGATTGTCGCTTGCCTACCAGTATGTCAGTGAACTGGTGCGCGATGTTGATGATCTTAAATATGTGATCCTGATGCAGGAGGATCAGCCCAAAATTGCGTTTGGCCCCAATCTGAGCAGTGAAATCAGGCAGGAGATTCTCAGGGGGCATGCATCCGAATTTGCAGTTAGTCAGACCGGGAGCATCAAACACGACTTTGTCGTTGGTGATCTGGCCTTTATGGAATCGATCGTGCCGATCCGGATAGAGGGTGAGCAGTGGGGCGTTCTCCGTCTCGGGTTTTCACTGCAGGAGCTGAACCAGTCGCTGAAAGAGTCGGAGGCCTATGTCGCGGAAGAGATCAATAACCTGGTACTGCAGGCAACACTGACAGCGCTGCTTTTTCTGTTCGTTGGCTCGATTCTGGTCTACTTTCTGGCTGGCATGTGGACGCGTCCGATTAGGCAACTGGTGGCCTTTTCCCATGAGATCGCCAATGGTGATTTCGATGCCACGCCGCATATCAGCACAAGGACCAATGATGAGATCGGTGTGCTTGTATCCTCGCTGGAGGAGATGGCAGCCAGCCTTCGCGAATCCTATGCCAAGCTGGAAGATCACAGCCTGTTGCTGGAGGAGCAGGTCGAGATTCGCACCAGGGAGCTTGCCGAGGCGCGTGACAAGGCCATTGCCGCCACGCAGTCAAAAAGCGAGTTCCTGGCCAATATGAGCCATGAGATCCGTACGCCGATGAATGCCGTGATCGGGCTGACCCACCTGACGCTAGATCGTGAAACCGACAAACAGCAGCGCAACTACCTGACGAAAACGCTTGAGGCATCCGAGGTGCTGCTCTCCATTATCAATGACATTCTTGATTTCTCCAAGATCGAGGCGCATAAAATGGAGCTGGATCGGATCGATTTTGAAATGGATGAGGTGATGCACAATCTCGCCAGTATCGGTGGTGTACGCGCCAGTGAGAAGGGACTCGACTTCCTGATCGATTTCCCTCCGCATATGCCTCGGCTGAATGGAGATCCGCACCGGCTTGGCCAGGTGCTTCTGAACCTGGTGAACAATGCGGTTAAATTTACCGAAGAGGGGCAGGTTATCGTTTGTGCCCGCCTGCAGCAGTCCGATGTTTCCGGCCATTTGATCCGTTTTACCGTGACCGATACCGGCATCGGTCTTACCGAGGAGCAGCAGTCCAGGCTATTCCAGGCATTTACCCAGGCCGACAGCTCGATTACCCGCCGCTTCGGAGGTACGGGCCTCGGTCTTGCCATCTGCAAGCAGCTGGTTGAGATGATGCACGGTGAGATCGGCCTGGACAGCGTTGAAGGCAAGGGTAGCAGCTTCTATTTCACTGCCCGGTTTGAGGCAGCAAAGGAGAGTGAATCACAAACATTCGATGTTCCCCACGAACTGCAGAGGCTACGTACTCTGGTTGTCGATGATAATCCTACATCCAAGCTCATTCTCTCACGCTTTATCGAAAGCTTCGGCATGCGACCGGAGTGTGTCTCGACTGTGAAAGAGGCAGCCAAAGAACTTAAAGCGGCTGATGATCCATATGGTTTGATGATTGTTGATTGGACACTGGAAGAGACACAGGGTCTTGAAACACTGGGCCTGATTAAGAAGGCAGCCAGAGTAAAAGCGTTTCCACCGGTCATCCTGACTGCCAACTACGGACAGAGCATTTCTGATGAAGATGCCAGGGCGGCAGGGTTTGCGATAACGCTGTTAAAACCCGTGACTGCCTCCTCGATTCTGGAGTCGATCGTATCCGTATTCGGTTACAATAATGTAAGTGAACAGACGCAGGAGCAGGAGAAGAGCGCAGGCAAGAGTGTGAGCCTGCATGGCGCAAGGCTACTGCTGGTCGAGGATAACCCGATTAACCAGATGGTGGCCGAAGGGCTGTTGATGCGGGCCGGTGTAAGCCTGTTTGTGGCCCATAACGGTCAGGAGGCTATCGATGCTGTACGCAGTGACAGCTTTGATGGGGTACTGATGGATATGCAGATGCCGGTCATGGATGGCCTTGAGGCAACGCGTATTATCCGCTCGGAACCGGCGTTTGCCGATTTGCCGATCATCGCCATGACGGCCAACGTGCTGCCTTCAGATGTGCGAGACTGTTTTGAGGCTGGCATGAACGATCATATTGCCAAACCGATTGATCCTGCAGACCTCTACTCCAAGCTGGAGAAGTGGATCAGCAGCTTCCGGCTTGGTGAATCGGGGATCAGCCAGAGTATAGAAGGGGGTGGCCTGCCGAAGTTTGAGGGTATCGATACGGCCGATGGTCTAAGGCGTGTAGGTGGCGATCCGCAGCATTACCGCAACATTCTCGGCAAGTTTGTTGAGAGTCAGGGAGATGTGATTGCCGAGCTTCGACAGGCAATGGCTGGCGGTGATGGTGAGAAAGCGATCCGGTTGATGCATTCGCTCAAGGGTGTGGCGGGTAATATCGGTGCTAAAACGTTACATGCTGAGGCAGCTCGTCTGGAGGGGCTGCTTCAGGATGGTGGCACGATAGCAGAAGATGATTATTCCAGTGTTGAAAAAAGTATGGCAGAGGTCATTACATCAATAAGTAGCGGGATCGGGGGAGAGCAGGCGGAGATCGAGCCGGAGTTTCCCGAAGGTCAGGAGGAGGCCGTTGAGGCCGAGCTCAGTGGTGAGTTTGACCGTGAGCAGGCCGATGCCGTACTCGCACGCATGCGTGCTATGCTTGAGGATTATAACGGTGATGCGGTGGATCTGCTTGGTGAGCTTGAGGCTGTGCTGGCCAATACAGCCATTGCTGCGAAACTTCCGCGCATGAAAAAGTATCTCGACGGTTACGATTTCGACGCCGCACTGCTGCTGCTCGAAGGGGTTGAGCAGGATGTCAGGAAAGCCTGA